Proteins from one Bacteroides zhangwenhongii genomic window:
- a CDS encoding DUF3467 domain-containing protein: protein MEEQNNNGQLQIELKEEVAQGTYANLAIITHSSSEFILDFIHVMPGMPKAGVQSRIVVAPEHAKRLLRALEDNIAKYERVFGPIRTSDESSIPPLASVKGEA from the coding sequence ATGGAAGAACAAAATAATAACGGTCAATTGCAGATTGAATTGAAGGAAGAAGTGGCACAGGGTACATATGCCAATCTTGCTATCATTACCCATTCAAGTTCAGAATTTATTCTTGATTTTATACATGTAATGCCGGGTATGCCTAAGGCTGGAGTGCAATCTCGTATTGTTGTAGCTCCTGAGCATGCAAAACGTCTGTTACGGGCTTTAGAAGATAATATCGCTAAATATGAACGGGTATTTGGTCCGATACGTACTTCTGACGAATCTTCGATTCCTCCTTTGGCGAGTGTAAAAGGCGAAGCGTGA
- a CDS encoding HlyD family secretion protein → METMENNIPSATHQEKAKKMKKLRRWQIAVSLLGVAIIVWGVIEVICLFLNYSQTETSNDAQIEQYVSPINLRASGYIDKIYFTEHQEVRKGDTLLVLDDREYKIRVMEAEAALKDAQAGATVINATLNTTQTTATVYDASIAEIEVRLAKLEKDRKRYENLVERKAATPIQLEQIVTDYEATRKKLEAVKRQKKAALSGVDEVSYRRVSTEAAIQRATAALEMARLNLSYTVVVAPCDGKLGRRSLEEGQFIAAGQTITYILPNTQKWIVANYKETQIENLSIGQEVSVTVDAISDKEFKGKVTSISGATGSKYSLVPTDNSAGNFVKIQQRIPVRIDFTDLSKEDNERLAAGMMVVVKAKL, encoded by the coding sequence ATGGAAACAATGGAAAATAATATTCCTTCCGCTACTCATCAGGAGAAAGCGAAGAAGATGAAGAAACTTCGTCGGTGGCAGATAGCAGTCAGCCTTTTGGGAGTGGCTATTATCGTCTGGGGAGTGATTGAAGTGATCTGTCTTTTCCTGAATTATAGTCAGACGGAGACTAGTAACGATGCACAGATAGAACAATATGTGTCGCCTATCAACTTGCGTGCATCCGGCTATATTGACAAAATCTATTTTACCGAGCATCAGGAAGTACGTAAGGGAGATACGTTACTGGTACTTGACGACCGTGAATATAAGATTCGGGTAATGGAAGCGGAGGCTGCTTTGAAAGATGCGCAAGCCGGTGCAACGGTTATCAATGCGACACTCAATACAACACAGACAACAGCAACCGTTTATGACGCGTCTATCGCGGAGATTGAGGTGCGTTTGGCGAAGTTGGAAAAAGACAGGAAGCGATATGAGAATCTGGTGGAACGGAAAGCGGCTACCCCCATTCAGTTGGAACAGATTGTCACGGACTATGAAGCTACACGTAAGAAGCTGGAGGCTGTGAAAAGACAGAAAAAGGCAGCTCTTTCCGGTGTGGATGAAGTGTCTTATCGCCGTGTGAGTACTGAAGCTGCCATCCAAAGAGCAACGGCTGCACTCGAAATGGCACGTTTGAATCTTTCTTATACGGTTGTGGTGGCTCCATGTGATGGAAAACTGGGACGTCGTTCCTTAGAAGAGGGGCAATTTATTGCAGCCGGACAGACTATTACGTATATTCTCCCCAATACGCAAAAATGGATTGTGGCTAATTATAAGGAGACACAGATAGAAAATCTGAGTATCGGACAAGAGGTATCTGTTACGGTAGATGCGATCAGTGATAAAGAATTCAAAGGGAAGGTGACCTCCATATCCGGAGCTACCGGATCCAAATATTCATTAGTACCAACGGACAATTCGGCAGGCAACTTTGTGAAGATTCAGCAGCGTATTCCGGTGCGAATTGATTTTACCGATTTGTCCAAGGAGGATAATGAACGACTGGCAGCAGGCATGATGGTAGTGGTGAAAGCCAAACTCTAA
- a CDS encoding helix-turn-helix domain-containing protein translates to MGIGRDRLLQFERDLLNGKNICSSRGIFVTFPSPLQAPFRMKGLGVIVCGQGEFLFLLNQKKHLAKAGESLFIPEDGEFQILEESGDLEIQMLFYQIDPIRDIMGNLVVSMYMYSRLTSEAPSCVWNTGEEEDILKYMSLLDSALQPEENSFKFYEQKLLLLALTYRICSIYNRKLVSERRDAGGRKRETFIRLIQLIEQHYMQERGVEFYADKLCLSPKYLSAVSKSICGYTVQELVFKAIIRKCISLLKNTQKNIQEISNDFGFPNASYFGTFFKKQMGMSPQQYRKSL, encoded by the coding sequence ATGGGAATTGGACGAGATCGTTTGTTGCAGTTTGAACGCGATTTGCTAAACGGAAAAAATATATGTAGTTCAAGAGGAATATTTGTGACTTTTCCCTCCCCGCTGCAAGCACCTTTTCGTATGAAGGGGTTGGGGGTGATTGTTTGTGGGCAAGGAGAGTTTCTGTTTTTACTCAATCAGAAGAAACATTTGGCTAAGGCGGGTGAAAGTTTGTTTATTCCTGAAGATGGTGAATTTCAGATCCTCGAAGAATCTGGGGATTTGGAAATACAGATGTTGTTTTATCAGATAGATCCTATTCGGGATATTATGGGTAATCTGGTTGTTTCCATGTATATGTATTCTCGGTTGACATCTGAAGCCCCCTCTTGCGTGTGGAATACCGGTGAGGAGGAAGATATTCTGAAATATATGTCTTTGTTGGATAGTGCTTTGCAGCCTGAAGAGAATTCATTTAAGTTCTATGAACAGAAGTTGCTTCTGCTTGCGCTGACATACCGGATTTGCTCTATTTATAATCGTAAACTTGTTAGTGAAAGACGAGATGCGGGAGGGCGTAAGCGTGAAACCTTTATCCGCTTGATTCAACTGATCGAGCAGCATTATATGCAGGAGCGGGGAGTCGAATTTTATGCAGATAAATTATGTCTGTCACCTAAATACTTGTCTGCTGTATCTAAAAGTATCTGTGGATATACGGTACAGGAACTCGTTTTTAAGGCGATTATACGTAAATGTATCTCCTTGCTTAAAAATACTCAAAAAAATATTCAGGAAATATCCAATGACTTTGGCTTCCCAAATGCTTCCTATTTTGGCACTTTCTTTAAGAAGCAAATGGGGATGTCGCCACAACAGTATCGGAAAAGTCTCTAA
- the rpsL gene encoding 30S ribosomal protein S12 yields the protein MPTIQQLVRKGREVLVEKSKSPALDSCPQRRGVCVRVYTTTPKKPNSAMRKVARVRLTNQKEVNSYIPGEGHNLQEHSIVLVRGGRVKDLPGVRYHIVRGTLDTAGVAGRTQRRSKYGAKRPKPGQAAPAKKK from the coding sequence ATGCCTACAATTCAGCAATTAGTAAGAAAAGGACGCGAAGTGCTGGTGGAGAAAAGTAAATCTCCGGCCTTGGATTCTTGTCCTCAAAGACGTGGCGTTTGCGTGAGAGTATACACTACTACTCCGAAGAAGCCGAACTCTGCAATGCGTAAAGTAGCCCGTGTACGTTTGACTAACCAAAAAGAGGTGAACTCATACATTCCGGGAGAAGGACACAACTTGCAGGAACACTCAATCGTTTTGGTACGTGGCGGTCGTGTAAAAGACCTTCCAGGTGTACGTTATCACATTGTACGTGGAACTCTTGATACAGCAGGTGTTGCTGGTCGTACTCAAAGACGTTCTAAATACGGCGCTAAGCGTCCGAAACCGGGACAAGCTGCACCGGCTAAGAAAAAATAA
- a CDS encoding efflux MFS transporter permease — translation MPSYPKNYPFYSWMPKPLGIIILLFFFLPILTVGGVYSVNSTEMMSGLGIISEHIQFANFVTSIGMAAFAPFLYQLVCVRREKMMCIVGFAFMYIFSYICAKTDSVFLLALCSLLTGFLRMVLMMVNLFTLIWYAGGMEATRNITPGLEPKDASGWNKLDIDRCVSQPAVYLFFMILGQSGTALTAWLSFEYEWKYVYYFMMGILLVSILLLFITMPNYKFPGRFPINFRKFGNVTAFCISLTCLTYVLVYGKVLDWYADESIRWATAVSILFAGVFLYMDARRRSPYVLLDAFKLRTIRMGALLYLLLMVINSSAMFVNVFAGVGMHIDNLQNAALGNWCMVGYAIGAVLAMVLGSKGLHFKYLFAMGFFFLSLSAVFMYFEVQTAGVYERLKYAVIIRATGMMILYALTAAYANQRMPFKYLSTWICIMLTVRMVVGPSIGGALYTNVLQERQQHYVTRYAQNVDLLNPDASASFLGTVQGMKYQGKSETEARNMAAISTKGRIQVQATLSALKEMAGWTIYGGLICMIFVLVVPYPKRKLLT, via the coding sequence ATGCCCTCTTATCCTAAAAACTATCCTTTTTACAGTTGGATGCCCAAACCGTTGGGTATTATAATTCTTTTGTTCTTCTTTCTGCCGATTCTTACGGTAGGTGGGGTTTATTCGGTCAATAGTACCGAAATGATGAGTGGGCTTGGTATTATCTCCGAACATATACAGTTTGCCAACTTTGTAACTTCGATAGGTATGGCGGCTTTTGCTCCCTTTCTTTATCAACTGGTATGTGTGCGACGGGAAAAGATGATGTGTATTGTCGGGTTTGCATTCATGTATATATTCAGTTATATCTGTGCAAAGACTGATAGTGTTTTTTTGTTGGCACTTTGTAGTCTTTTGACAGGATTTTTGCGCATGGTGCTGATGATGGTCAATTTGTTTACGCTTATCTGGTATGCCGGTGGCATGGAAGCTACCCGCAACATTACTCCAGGTTTGGAACCAAAAGACGCTTCCGGATGGAATAAGCTGGATATTGACCGGTGTGTGAGTCAGCCGGCGGTTTATCTGTTTTTTATGATTCTGGGACAGTCAGGTACGGCGCTGACGGCCTGGCTGTCCTTTGAATATGAGTGGAAGTATGTGTACTATTTTATGATGGGGATTCTGCTGGTATCTATTTTACTCCTTTTTATAACTATGCCGAATTATAAGTTTCCAGGACGGTTTCCTATTAATTTTCGTAAATTTGGCAATGTTACAGCGTTCTGCATCTCTTTGACGTGTCTCACTTATGTGCTGGTCTATGGGAAAGTACTCGATTGGTATGCTGATGAGTCCATTCGCTGGGCGACGGCTGTCAGTATTCTTTTTGCGGGAGTATTTCTTTATATGGATGCGAGGCGCCGCTCTCCTTATGTATTGTTGGATGCGTTTAAACTGCGTACCATACGTATGGGAGCATTACTTTATTTGTTGTTGATGGTGATAAATTCCAGTGCAATGTTTGTCAATGTGTTTGCGGGGGTCGGTATGCATATTGATAATTTACAGAATGCGGCGTTGGGTAACTGGTGCATGGTGGGGTATGCTATTGGTGCTGTACTTGCTATGGTGTTGGGAAGTAAAGGATTGCATTTTAAGTATCTATTTGCTATGGGATTCTTCTTTCTGTCTTTGTCTGCCGTATTCATGTATTTTGAAGTGCAGACCGCAGGAGTTTATGAGCGTTTGAAATATGCGGTTATTATCCGTGCCACGGGTATGATGATTTTATATGCGCTGACGGCTGCCTATGCTAACCAACGTATGCCCTTTAAATATCTTTCCACATGGATCTGCATTATGCTTACCGTGCGTATGGTTGTGGGGCCAAGCATTGGAGGAGCACTCTATACAAATGTATTGCAGGAACGTCAACAACATTATGTAACCCGTTATGCACAGAATGTAGACTTGCTTAATCCGGATGCTTCCGCTTCTTTTCTCGGTACGGTACAAGGGATGAAATATCAGGGGAAGAGTGAGACGGAAGCTCGTAATATGGCTGCCATATCTACCAAAGGCCGTATTCAGGTGCAGGCTACACTTTCCGCTCTTAAAGAAATGGCGGGCTGGACGATCTATGGTGGATTAATTTGTATGATATTTGTGCTTGTTGTTCCTTATCCTAAACGGAAATTGTTAACTTAG
- the upp gene encoding uracil phosphoribosyltransferase — protein MKVVDFSKTNSILNQYVSEIRNVEVQNDRLRFRRNIERIGEIMAYEMSKEFTYSVKNIRTPLGIAPVSTPDNQLVISTILRAGLPFHQGFLSYFDGAENAFVSAYRKYKDTLKFDIHIEYIASPRIDDKTLIITDPMLATGSSMELSYQAMLTKGHPTEIHVASIIASQQAIDHIKNIFPEDKTIIWCAAIDPEINEHSYIVPGLGDAGDLAYGEKE, from the coding sequence ATGAAAGTAGTTGATTTTAGCAAAACAAATTCGATTCTAAACCAATACGTCTCCGAAATTAGAAATGTAGAAGTTCAGAACGACCGCCTGCGTTTCCGCCGTAACATTGAGCGTATCGGAGAAATCATGGCTTATGAAATGAGTAAGGAGTTTACCTACTCGGTAAAGAACATTCGGACACCTCTCGGAATCGCCCCGGTCAGCACTCCGGACAACCAATTGGTTATCAGCACTATTCTACGTGCCGGTCTGCCTTTTCATCAAGGCTTCCTAAGCTATTTTGACGGAGCGGAGAACGCATTTGTTTCTGCTTACCGTAAATATAAGGATACACTGAAATTTGATATACACATAGAATATATTGCTTCACCACGCATTGATGACAAAACACTAATCATCACAGATCCCATGTTGGCAACGGGTAGTAGCATGGAACTCAGTTATCAGGCAATGCTGACCAAAGGTCATCCAACCGAAATTCATGTAGCTTCCATTATCGCCAGCCAACAAGCCATCGATCATATCAAAAATATATTCCCCGAAGACAAGACTATTATCTGGTGTGCCGCTATTGATCCTGAAATCAACGAACATTCTTATATCGTTCCCGGATTGGGCGACGCAGGCGACCTTGCTTACGGAGAAAAGGAATAA
- the pckA gene encoding phosphoenolpyruvate carboxykinase (ATP), whose protein sequence is MANLDLSKYGITGVTEILHNPSYDVLFAEETKPSLEGFEKGQVTELGAVNVMTGIYTGRSPKDKFFVKNEASENSVWWTSDEYKNDNKPCTEEAWADLKAKAVKQLSGKRLFVVDTFCGANEATRMKVRFIMEVAWQAHFVTNMFIRPTAEELANYGEPDFVCFNASKAKVDNYKELGLNSETATVFNLKTKEQVILNTWYGGEMKKGMFSIMNYMNPLRGIASMHCSANTDMEGTSSAIFFGLSGTGKTTLSTDPKRKLIGDDEHGWDNEGVFNYEGGCYAKVINLDKDSEPDIYNAIKRDALLENVTVDANGKIDFTDKSVTENTRVSYPIYHIENIVKPVSKGPHAKQVIFLSADAFGVLPPVSILNPEQAQYYFLSGFTAKLAGTERGITEPTPTFSACFGAAFLSLHPTKYAEELVKKMEMTGAKAYLVNTGWNGSGKRISIKDTRGIIDAILDGSIDKAPTKVIPYFDFVVPTELPGVDPKILDPRDTYECACKWEEKAKDLAGRFIKNFAKFTGTEAGKALVAAGPKL, encoded by the coding sequence ATGGCAAATTTAGATTTGAGCAAGTACGGTATTACAGGTGTAACAGAAATCCTGCACAACCCGTCTTATGATGTTTTGTTCGCTGAAGAAACAAAACCGAGTCTGGAAGGCTTTGAAAAAGGTCAAGTAACTGAATTAGGTGCTGTTAATGTAATGACAGGTATCTATACCGGTCGCTCTCCTAAAGATAAATTCTTCGTTAAGAATGAAGCTTCTGAAAATTCAGTATGGTGGACTTCTGACGAATACAAAAACGACAACAAACCTTGTACTGAAGAAGCTTGGGCTGACTTGAAGGCTAAAGCTGTGAAACAGTTGTCTGGCAAGCGCTTGTTCGTTGTTGATACTTTCTGTGGCGCTAACGAAGCTACTCGTATGAAAGTACGTTTTATCATGGAAGTAGCTTGGCAGGCTCACTTCGTAACTAACATGTTTATTCGCCCGACGGCAGAAGAACTTGCTAACTACGGAGAACCTGATTTTGTATGCTTCAACGCTTCTAAGGCTAAAGTTGACAACTACAAAGAACTGGGCTTGAACTCAGAAACTGCTACAGTATTCAACTTGAAGACTAAAGAACAAGTTATCCTGAACACTTGGTACGGTGGTGAAATGAAGAAAGGTATGTTCTCTATCATGAACTACATGAACCCGCTTCGTGGTATCGCTTCTATGCACTGTTCTGCTAACACAGATATGGAAGGTACTAGCTCTGCTATTTTCTTCGGTCTGTCAGGTACAGGTAAGACTACTTTGTCTACTGACCCGAAACGTAAATTGATCGGTGACGACGAACACGGATGGGATAACGAAGGTGTATTCAACTACGAAGGTGGTTGCTATGCTAAAGTTATCAACTTGGATAAAGACAGTGAACCGGATATCTACAATGCTATCAAACGTGACGCTTTACTGGAAAACGTAACTGTTGATGCTAATGGCAAGATCGATTTCACGGATAAGAGTGTAACGGAAAATACTCGTGTTTCTTATCCTATTTATCACATCGAAAACATCGTTAAACCTGTATCTAAAGGCCCTCACGCTAAACAAGTTATTTTCTTGTCTGCTGATGCATTCGGTGTATTGCCTCCGGTATCTATCTTGAATCCGGAACAGGCTCAATACTACTTCTTGTCTGGATTTACAGCTAAGTTGGCTGGTACAGAACGTGGTATCACTGAACCTACTCCGACTTTCTCAGCTTGCTTCGGTGCTGCTTTCTTGTCATTGCACCCGACTAAATATGCAGAAGAACTGGTTAAGAAAATGGAAATGACCGGTGCTAAAGCATACTTGGTTAACACTGGCTGGAATGGTTCCGGCAAACGTATCTCTATCAAAGATACTCGTGGTATTATCGATGCTATCCTTGACGGTTCTATCGACAAAGCTCCGACTAAGGTTATTCCTTATTTCGATTTTGTTGTTCCTACAGAACTTCCGGGTGTTGATCCGAAAATCCTTGATCCGCGCGATACTTATGAATGTGCTTGTAAATGGGAAGAGAAAGCAAAAGATTTGGCTGGACGTTTCATCAAGAACTTTGCTAAGTTTACAGGTACCGAAGCTGGTAAGGCTTTGGTTGCTGCTGGTCCGAAGCTCTAA